One window from the genome of Candidatus Zymogenus saltonus encodes:
- a CDS encoding adenylate/guanylate cyclase domain-containing protein, whose amino-acid sequence MKRFHVLLSVLIPLIFIVFLYSINFEFISILELKLTDLVQRSSPQRENTVPIVIVAVDDKSIEEVGRWPWPRDDMAKLIRNISKSSPKVIGVDIIFSEGTKTMADSLKEEIKRSFHSFFGIEKENIDSFFNLFLRGSEKVHPEDDALGEAVGRAGNVILGYHFITSEGDITKIEGKAEKGTPILPRPFGVVKGKTEYLKKITAYDVLEDIPAVSKNALSGGFFNVIMDADGTVRRIPAAFYYNGDFYPSLSLELARSYLDLPYSALFVSDYGIDGVKLGKSFVPTDDNGFIRLKYLGPERTFPYVSASDVIKGKADMSIFKDAVVLIGVSAVGLGDVKVTPMGNIYPGVEIHATAVENIVTGNVFFAPGWIKVTDIFLIIVLGVAFGIFLSRIGPFLGMTTTAAAVFGYIFLFRYLFLEKNVAITMIYPAATLLTMYISVTTTKYFAETKRKRFIQRAFSHYLSPFVIEQLIKNPEKLTLGGEKKELTVMFTDLAGFSMVSERFTPEDVVGLLNEFFTSMTDIILAHNGTVDKFEGDAIMAFFGAPVGTPDHALQAVRAAYEMQLKLKELWAKWREEDKPAMLMRIGINTGPMVVGNMGSVHKMNYTVMGDSVNVAARLETAGKIYGSEILIGGETKRAVEGEFTVRELDLARVHGRETAVKIYEVMGKSDEMDETGLKALRLFKEARELYVKRDFEGAKRVFEEIIEIDPDDRPSRLYIERCGRFIVTPPDDSWEGISELTVK is encoded by the coding sequence ATGAAAAGGTTTCATGTCCTTCTCTCCGTCCTGATTCCCCTAATATTTATAGTATTTTTATATAGTATAAATTTTGAATTCATATCCATACTCGAACTCAAGCTGACGGACCTCGTTCAGCGCTCTTCCCCGCAAAGAGAAAATACGGTCCCGATTGTAATCGTCGCCGTGGACGACAAAAGCATCGAGGAGGTGGGGCGATGGCCCTGGCCCAGGGACGATATGGCCAAGCTGATCAGAAATATCTCCAAGTCATCGCCCAAGGTTATCGGCGTAGACATAATCTTTTCGGAAGGGACAAAAACGATGGCCGATTCCCTTAAGGAAGAGATAAAAAGATCTTTCCACTCGTTCTTCGGAATAGAAAAGGAGAATATCGACAGCTTTTTCAACCTCTTTCTCAGAGGATCGGAAAAAGTCCATCCGGAAGACGACGCCCTGGGTGAAGCGGTCGGCCGGGCTGGAAACGTGATCCTGGGCTACCACTTCATAACAAGCGAGGGGGACATCACCAAAATAGAGGGAAAAGCGGAAAAGGGAACTCCGATACTTCCCCGACCCTTCGGCGTCGTTAAGGGAAAAACCGAGTACCTCAAAAAGATCACGGCTTACGATGTTCTGGAAGACATCCCCGCCGTATCGAAAAACGCCCTTTCCGGGGGATTTTTCAACGTGATCATGGACGCCGACGGGACGGTAAGGAGGATCCCCGCGGCGTTTTACTACAACGGCGATTTCTACCCCTCCCTGTCCCTCGAGCTTGCAAGGAGCTATCTGGATCTGCCCTACTCCGCCCTTTTCGTCTCCGACTACGGGATCGACGGGGTAAAGCTGGGAAAGAGTTTCGTTCCGACCGACGACAACGGGTTCATCCGGCTGAAATATCTGGGCCCCGAGAGGACTTTTCCCTACGTCTCCGCCTCTGATGTCATCAAGGGGAAGGCGGACATGTCCATTTTCAAGGACGCCGTTGTGCTGATCGGTGTGAGCGCGGTGGGTCTGGGCGATGTCAAGGTAACCCCGATGGGGAATATCTACCCCGGCGTGGAGATACACGCCACGGCCGTGGAAAATATCGTCACGGGAAACGTATTCTTCGCTCCCGGATGGATCAAGGTCACAGACATCTTTCTGATTATCGTCCTGGGCGTCGCCTTCGGTATCTTCCTCTCGAGAATCGGCCCGTTTTTGGGGATGACCACAACGGCTGCCGCGGTCTTCGGATACATTTTCCTTTTTAGATACCTCTTTCTCGAAAAGAACGTGGCCATCACGATGATCTACCCGGCGGCGACATTGCTGACCATGTACATCTCGGTGACCACAACGAAGTACTTCGCCGAGACCAAGAGGAAGCGTTTCATTCAAAGGGCTTTTTCCCACTACCTCTCCCCCTTCGTCATCGAGCAGCTGATCAAGAATCCCGAAAAACTCACCCTTGGGGGCGAAAAGAAGGAGCTTACGGTGATGTTCACCGACCTCGCAGGATTTTCGATGGTGTCCGAGAGATTTACCCCCGAGGACGTCGTGGGGCTTTTGAACGAGTTTTTCACCTCCATGACCGATATAATACTGGCCCACAACGGTACGGTGGACAAGTTCGAGGGGGACGCGATAATGGCCTTTTTCGGGGCGCCGGTTGGGACCCCTGACCACGCCCTCCAGGCCGTCAGGGCGGCCTACGAGATGCAGCTGAAATTGAAAGAACTGTGGGCAAAATGGAGGGAGGAAGACAAGCCCGCAATGCTGATGAGGATCGGTATAAACACCGGGCCTATGGTCGTAGGAAACATGGGCTCCGTCCACAAGATGAACTACACCGTGATGGGCGATTCCGTAAACGTGGCGGCGAGGCTCGAAACGGCGGGAAAGATCTACGGCAGCGAAATTTTGATAGGGGGCGAGACAAAAAGGGCCGTTGAGGGGGAGTTCACGGTAAGGGAGCTCGACCTGGCTAGGGTCCATGGAAGGGAAACGGCGGTTAAAATCTACGAGGTCATGGGGAAAAGCGATGAGATGGACGAGACGGGCCTGAAAGCGCTCCGCCTCTTTAAAGAGGCGAGGGAGCTTTATGTAAAACGCGATTTTGAGGGCGCCAAAAGGGTATTTGAAGAGATAATCGAGATAGACCCGGACGACAGGCCGTCGAGGCTATACATCGAGCGGTGCGGGAGATTTATTGTGACTCCTCCCGACGACTCGTGGGAGGGAATATCCGAATTGACCGTCAAGTAG
- a CDS encoding glycosyltransferase family 39 protein: protein MLNKLEVEESFLTQDVKREKLIFTAIFLLALGLRILFLFRIQVIAPDSPNYIYLTNDLIEKGFVNFFSHGFANIFTIYPIFICLMNFLVKDILLSAELVSLIFGTAVIFPLYFIARKLVGVRAGLVTAFFFATHLYLIRYSGEVLKDSTLFFFSVASLYFAFAGTWKRSYLLFFIAGVFSWITVFVRLYGIVLIFAIPFAYLVSAIKDKRSIKEILINLLIFLVPIPLVGYAIFVIFVGPEKEFVIGSFMRFVTGLSFTNNKVYADNLINNIPKGVGDEYVELITSHFFLVATVEFINVLATTFTGFLFFFFVVGIYLDRKNILKDGSRLFLLSFSLPFFLFDYGIIITHCFLSKRQLIPLIIILFPWSAVSFTLGFWWIKDKMSVSTKGLLRWLSRVVIPAIFIIWIVSISLYNMKPYRAKNVYQKESGKYIYEMVGEESVILAQKYDSIVVYYAEGNGVYYHSPLEVRKKLDRFNPDFVLWNTHLDPLPDVFGVLEEEGLIELDRTFLNNRDEYVYIYRVKK, encoded by the coding sequence ATGTTAAATAAATTGGAAGTCGAAGAGAGCTTTTTGACTCAAGATGTGAAGAGGGAAAAACTCATTTTCACCGCTATTTTCCTCCTTGCCCTGGGCTTAAGGATTCTCTTTCTGTTTAGAATCCAGGTTATAGCCCCGGACAGCCCCAATTACATTTATTTGACCAACGATCTTATAGAGAAGGGATTCGTGAATTTCTTCAGCCATGGATTCGCCAACATATTTACCATCTACCCGATCTTTATCTGCTTAATGAACTTCCTCGTTAAGGACATCCTTTTATCCGCAGAGCTTGTCTCGTTGATCTTCGGAACGGCCGTAATATTTCCCCTGTATTTTATCGCCAGAAAACTGGTCGGTGTAAGGGCCGGGCTGGTTACGGCATTCTTCTTTGCGACTCACCTCTATCTCATCCGCTACTCCGGGGAGGTTTTGAAGGACTCGACCCTCTTCTTTTTCTCCGTCGCCTCCCTGTATTTCGCCTTTGCCGGCACATGGAAAAGGAGCTACCTCCTTTTTTTTATCGCCGGCGTATTCTCGTGGATTACGGTTTTCGTGAGGCTTTACGGTATCGTCCTCATCTTCGCAATCCCCTTCGCCTATCTGGTCTCTGCGATAAAGGATAAGAGGAGCATAAAGGAGATACTTATCAATCTCCTTATATTCCTTGTCCCGATTCCCTTGGTTGGCTACGCCATTTTCGTAATCTTCGTCGGCCCGGAAAAGGAGTTTGTAATCGGGAGCTTTATGCGATTTGTAACGGGTCTCAGCTTCACCAACAACAAGGTCTACGCCGATAACCTCATCAACAACATTCCAAAGGGAGTCGGCGACGAGTACGTGGAGCTGATAACAAGCCATTTTTTCCTCGTGGCAACGGTGGAGTTTATCAATGTGCTAGCCACAACGTTTACGGGCTTTCTCTTTTTCTTTTTTGTCGTGGGTATCTATCTCGACAGAAAAAATATACTCAAGGATGGATCCCGGCTCTTTCTCCTCTCGTTTTCACTGCCCTTTTTTCTTTTCGACTACGGAATAATAATAACTCACTGCTTCCTATCGAAACGCCAGCTCATTCCGCTGATCATTATCCTTTTCCCATGGTCCGCCGTCTCATTTACGCTCGGGTTTTGGTGGATAAAAGACAAGATGTCGGTCTCCACCAAGGGGCTGTTGAGATGGCTCTCACGAGTGGTAATTCCGGCGATCTTCATCATCTGGATAGTCTCGATATCTCTTTACAACATGAAGCCTTACAGGGCCAAGAACGTTTACCAGAAGGAGTCCGGAAAATATATATACGAGATGGTGGGAGAGGAGAGCGTGATCCTCGCCCAAAAGTACGACTCCATTGTAGTCTATTACGCCGAAGGGAATGGAGTATATTATCACAGCCCCCTAGAGGTCAGAAAAAAGTTGGACAGATTCAATCCTGATTTCGTCCTCTGGAACACACACCTCGATCCCCTCCCAGACGTTTTTGGGGTCTTGGAGGAAGAGGGACTTATAGAGCTTGACAGGACATTTTTAAACAACAGAGACGAATATGTATACATCTACAGGGTGAAGAAGTAG
- a CDS encoding adenylate/guanylate cyclase domain-containing protein — MKSFRKTHPSLYKNVIGVAVAISVSLFIFLFYFPDFLKTFENKTGDIRFRLFSDENNRDPDIVIIAVDEESLNFYRDNLGTWPWPREVFGAVVDFLKTGGADTVVFDIIFPEPDIKNRASDEALSESVRKSGNVVTSLVFRPGRSGIAEDYESMVQRLYLKENRSLELDNKSGIEFTDYTSVTLPYLALLTMSSGVGATNFVADPDGPSRGTYPIFKYGGDYYPSLALLSAMKVMGVDPFKTDIEIGKDRVLNADRIGIPLLKDGRMMINWHGPYMTYKYYQIGDILESILAIRDGKKPAVLPTEFSGKVVLIGVTAISLYDLRATPFSPVYPGVELNATVIDNIVNGSYVRHVPKETTALLIFLLAFLTASISLRVGSATRGIISFFVIFSAFTAIAACLFYAQRVMLDYLAPSGAILLSFVVSLVVNYVTEGRAKRRFKDAFSKYVSHQVADEISKNIDDLKVDVGERKEISVLFSDIRGFTSMSEDLPPEEVVRRLNRYLGAMVEVVFRFGGTLDKYIGDAIMAFFGAPKDDPDHAMSACRCALAMVRELDKVNKKFTEEGLPKMQIGVGVNTGEVVVGNIGSELRIDYTVIGDHVNLASRLEGLNKEFKTTIIISEFTYGRSRDLKVRDLGEVHVRGKERPVRIYELLDTEEVDIKAMV; from the coding sequence ATGAAATCCTTCAGAAAAACACATCCTTCCCTTTATAAAAATGTTATTGGCGTCGCCGTCGCTATTTCCGTTTCCCTTTTTATATTTCTCTTTTACTTCCCGGACTTTCTGAAGACCTTTGAAAACAAGACCGGCGACATCCGCTTCAGGCTCTTTTCCGATGAGAATAATCGGGACCCTGACATAGTGATCATCGCCGTGGACGAGGAGAGCCTGAATTTCTATCGTGACAACCTCGGCACGTGGCCGTGGCCCAGGGAGGTCTTCGGTGCGGTGGTGGATTTTTTAAAGACCGGCGGTGCAGACACCGTTGTATTCGACATTATCTTCCCGGAGCCGGATATCAAAAACCGGGCGTCCGACGAGGCCCTCTCGGAGTCCGTGAGGAAGTCTGGAAACGTCGTCACCTCGCTTGTCTTCAGGCCAGGGCGGTCGGGAATCGCCGAGGATTACGAGTCGATGGTTCAGAGACTCTATCTGAAGGAGAACCGTTCGCTTGAACTTGACAACAAGAGTGGAATAGAGTTTACCGACTACACTTCGGTTACGCTTCCCTACCTTGCGCTTCTGACAATGTCTTCCGGCGTGGGCGCGACGAACTTCGTCGCCGACCCGGACGGCCCCTCCAGGGGGACGTACCCGATTTTCAAATACGGGGGGGATTACTACCCATCCCTGGCCCTTCTCTCGGCGATGAAGGTCATGGGCGTTGATCCCTTCAAGACGGATATAGAGATAGGAAAAGACAGGGTTCTTAATGCCGATCGAATCGGTATCCCGCTTCTCAAGGACGGCAGGATGATGATAAACTGGCACGGGCCCTACATGACTTATAAGTATTATCAAATCGGGGATATCCTCGAATCGATCCTGGCGATCAGAGACGGGAAGAAGCCGGCTGTCCTACCTACGGAGTTCTCCGGGAAGGTGGTTCTGATCGGGGTTACGGCGATATCCCTCTACGACCTTCGGGCGACCCCCTTCTCCCCGGTCTACCCTGGGGTGGAGCTTAACGCCACGGTCATCGACAATATCGTCAACGGTTCCTACGTAAGGCACGTCCCGAAAGAGACGACGGCCCTACTTATCTTTCTCCTGGCGTTTCTGACCGCCTCGATATCCCTTCGGGTGGGAAGCGCCACAAGGGGGATAATCTCATTTTTCGTTATATTTTCGGCCTTTACGGCCATAGCGGCGTGTCTATTTTACGCCCAGAGGGTGATGCTCGACTATCTTGCCCCTTCGGGGGCGATTCTCCTCTCCTTTGTCGTCTCCCTTGTTGTAAACTACGTCACCGAGGGGAGGGCGAAGAGGAGGTTCAAGGACGCCTTCTCGAAATACGTCTCCCATCAGGTGGCCGACGAGATAAGCAAGAACATCGACGACCTGAAGGTGGACGTCGGCGAGAGGAAGGAGATATCGGTGCTGTTTTCGGACATCAGAGGCTTCACCTCGATGAGCGAGGACCTTCCCCCCGAAGAGGTGGTTAGGCGCCTGAACCGCTATCTCGGCGCCATGGTCGAAGTGGTGTTTCGATTTGGGGGGACGCTCGATAAATATATCGGGGACGCCATCATGGCCTTTTTCGGCGCCCCGAAGGACGACCCGGATCACGCCATGAGCGCGTGCCGCTGCGCCCTTGCGATGGTAAGGGAGCTTGACAAAGTGAACAAGAAGTTCACGGAGGAGGGTCTTCCGAAGATGCAGATAGGTGTAGGCGTAAACACCGGGGAGGTCGTGGTAGGAAACATAGGCTCCGAGCTCAGGATAGACTACACCGTAATCGGGGACCACGTAAACCTCGCCTCCCGCCTGGAGGGTTTGAACAAGGAGTTCAAGACGACGATAATTATCAGCGAGTTTACCTACGGGAGATCCCGAGACCTGAAGGTCAGGGACCTCGGGGAAGTTCACGTGAGGGGAAAGGAGAGGCCGGTCAGGATCTACGAGCTTTTGGATACAGAGGAAGTCGATATAAAAGCGATGGTGTGA
- a CDS encoding 16S rRNA (uracil(1498)-N(3))-methyltransferase — translation MTRLIIKESVKEGQRISVKREERHYLVDVLRLGKGGGVRVVDGEGNEFSAVIEGIYADAVELGIVEKLPDHGESPLSVRLYVGLLKGRKMERVVTDGVELGVVSITPFISSRTVPKGLSDSKLLRLKKISREQSRLSMRRVVPEVFQPVSFYSAIDKAEGERLIFYEGEGEVKWRGFPSGESRGKNPPEVVSLFTGPEGGFSREEIESALSSGFRVVGLGTRILRAETAPGIASAIVQYEWGDLKGI, via the coding sequence ATGACGAGGCTCATAATCAAAGAGAGTGTGAAGGAGGGCCAGAGGATAAGTGTTAAGAGGGAGGAGCGGCATTATCTCGTGGATGTTCTTCGGCTCGGTAAGGGGGGGGGCGTCAGGGTCGTCGACGGCGAAGGGAACGAGTTTTCCGCTGTGATAGAGGGGATTTATGCGGACGCGGTCGAGCTTGGCATCGTCGAGAAGCTTCCCGATCACGGGGAGTCGCCCCTTTCGGTTCGCCTCTACGTGGGACTTTTGAAGGGGAGGAAGATGGAGCGGGTGGTGACGGACGGAGTGGAGCTCGGCGTCGTCTCCATCACGCCATTTATATCATCGAGGACGGTTCCAAAAGGCTTGAGCGACTCGAAACTTTTACGGCTCAAAAAGATATCCAGGGAGCAGTCGAGGCTATCGATGCGAAGGGTGGTCCCGGAGGTATTTCAGCCGGTGAGTTTTTATTCCGCAATCGATAAGGCCGAGGGCGAGAGGCTGATCTTCTATGAGGGGGAGGGTGAGGTGAAGTGGAGGGGATTCCCAAGCGGGGAGTCGAGGGGGAAAAATCCCCCGGAGGTGGTGAGCCTCTTTACGGGTCCGGAGGGCGGGTTTTCAAGAGAGGAGATCGAGAGCGCTTTAAGTTCCGGTTTTCGGGTGGTGGGTCTCGGGACTAGGATTCTCCGGGCGGAGACCGCCCCCGGAATTGCCTCGGCAATTGTCCAGTACGAATGGGGAGATCTCAAGGGAATATGA
- a CDS encoding RDD family protein has product MKCPRCSFINRTDTLICIRCGYSFKPGEGQPVKGPVRVRVFFPGRKTKKKGVILSARDGLVRLRKDVDDFKRAGFFSRSFAMALDLFFLLMFIGAMISGAGLFIGKSTNLVETVLSSKGIDIVRQAIPYIKTTIGVVAAIPPLYFIVMHAVFGQTIGKMIMGIQVVRTDGGKVGPLISTVRFLGYIISFVLLFFGFFWIIIDRERQGWHDMIADTVVIKL; this is encoded by the coding sequence ATGAAGTGTCCCAGGTGCAGTTTTATAAACAGGACCGATACCTTGATCTGTATCAGGTGCGGTTATTCCTTCAAGCCGGGGGAGGGACAGCCTGTCAAGGGGCCGGTCAGGGTAAGGGTGTTCTTTCCCGGCCGTAAAACAAAGAAAAAGGGGGTCATCCTGTCCGCCAGGGACGGCCTGGTTAGGCTTAGAAAGGACGTGGACGATTTCAAGAGGGCCGGTTTTTTCAGCAGGTCCTTTGCCATGGCCTTGGATTTATTCTTCCTCCTGATGTTCATCGGCGCCATGATCTCGGGGGCGGGGCTCTTTATCGGGAAGAGCACCAATCTCGTGGAGACGGTGCTCAGCAGCAAGGGGATCGATATTGTCAGGCAGGCGATTCCTTACATAAAGACTACAATAGGCGTGGTGGCCGCAATCCCGCCCCTTTATTTTATTGTCATGCACGCCGTTTTCGGACAGACCATAGGAAAGATGATAATGGGGATTCAAGTGGTGAGGACGGACGGCGGGAAGGTAGGCCCCCTGATTTCCACGGTGAGGTTCTTAGGCTATATTATTTCGTTTGTTCTTCTGTTCTTCGGGTTCTTCTGGATTATCATAGACAGAGAGCGTCAGGGGTGGCACGACATGATAGCGGACACGGTGGTGATTAAGCTTTAG
- a CDS encoding enoyl-CoA hydratase/isomerase family protein, whose product MEKYKELKVDIEGRLAVVTLNRPRRLNAFGQVIINESAKLVDTLTAMKEVRVVILTGAGGNFSSGLDVIDMADIEEAEGLRLLRALSKVLESTYKSRKITIAAVEGYCLGVGLDTALSCDILVSSREARFGQPEVNFSFMPGIVRVWRHTGMNRAKYMALTGEIFSAKEVADWGMISKMVGKGEALKESRKIANKLLEKSTETLKSIKVHFTDIMELRYDEAAYREREDFMELFKTDERLQKMKAFKNRR is encoded by the coding sequence ATGGAAAAGTACAAGGAGTTAAAGGTCGATATCGAGGGGAGGCTGGCGGTGGTAACCTTGAATCGACCTCGCAGGCTCAACGCGTTCGGGCAGGTTATTATAAACGAGTCGGCAAAACTTGTGGATACCCTTACCGCAATGAAAGAGGTGAGGGTGGTCATCTTGACCGGCGCCGGTGGAAACTTCTCTTCCGGCCTTGACGTCATCGACATGGCCGATATCGAAGAGGCCGAGGGGTTGAGGCTCTTGAGGGCTCTCTCAAAGGTGCTGGAGTCCACCTACAAATCGAGGAAGATCACCATTGCCGCAGTGGAGGGCTACTGCCTGGGCGTTGGGCTGGATACGGCTCTATCCTGCGACATCCTCGTTTCATCGAGGGAGGCCCGCTTCGGACAACCGGAGGTGAATTTCTCCTTCATGCCCGGGATCGTTCGGGTGTGGCGTCACACCGGGATGAACAGGGCCAAATACATGGCCCTTACCGGAGAGATATTTTCGGCAAAGGAGGTGGCCGACTGGGGGATGATCTCCAAGATGGTGGGGAAGGGGGAGGCCTTGAAAGAGTCCAGGAAGATAGCAAACAAGCTCCTTGAAAAATCGACCGAAACCTTAAAGAGCATCAAGGTCCACTTCACCGATATAATGGAGCTGCGCTACGACGAGGCCGCATACAGGGAGAGGGAGGATTTTATGGAGCTCTTCAAGACGGATGAGAGGCTCCAGAAGATGAAGGCCTTCAAGAACAGGAGATAG
- the radA gene encoding DNA repair protein RadA, translated as MAKKDKNTKICYVCQSCGQVLPKWAGKCPGCGEWNTIVEEVVSPRPRGSESGMGTRAGGKKTLYLSAVDIGDVERLDVKIGELNGVLGGGLVKGSVVLVGGDPGVGKTTLLMQMLGNLAKAGVKSLYVTGEESSAQLKMRGARLGVDEKSFLVLFSTNLEEILDAISDLTPMVVVVDSIQTTSTDLVESTPGSVSQLRTVAHLLTSMAKEQGIAVLLVGHITKDGSIAGPKVLEHLVDTVLYFEGGAEYPYRILKAHKNRFGPTDEVGVFEMREGGLFEVADPTGFFLSERVESEPGSAVTSALEGTRTLLVEVQSLVTPSPLAVPRRTSMGIDYNRVNIMAAIIEKKGRIELSNHDIFVNVAGGIKINEPALDAALAASLVSSYLDVAVPADTVVFGEVGLSGEVRGVSQGGKRISEAKKLGFTRAVVPKRNAGEPEVPSGIEVHGIKSIGELIEALFKKGGEGGGKRNCQ; from the coding sequence ATGGCAAAGAAGGATAAGAACACAAAAATCTGCTATGTCTGTCAATCCTGCGGACAGGTGCTTCCGAAGTGGGCGGGCAAATGCCCCGGTTGCGGCGAGTGGAACACCATAGTCGAGGAGGTCGTCTCCCCAAGACCCAGGGGATCGGAAAGCGGGATGGGAACACGCGCGGGGGGGAAAAAGACCCTCTACCTCTCCGCCGTAGACATCGGGGATGTTGAGAGGCTCGATGTTAAGATCGGGGAGCTGAACGGCGTCCTCGGCGGCGGATTAGTAAAAGGCTCCGTGGTCCTCGTCGGGGGAGACCCGGGGGTCGGCAAGACGACCCTCCTCATGCAGATGCTCGGTAACCTCGCGAAGGCGGGCGTCAAATCCCTCTACGTGACCGGAGAGGAGTCTTCCGCCCAGCTCAAGATGCGGGGGGCGAGGCTCGGGGTCGATGAGAAGAGTTTTTTGGTACTCTTTTCCACAAACCTCGAGGAAATACTGGACGCCATTTCAGACCTCACACCAATGGTCGTAGTTGTCGACTCGATCCAGACGACCTCGACCGACCTTGTGGAGTCGACCCCCGGAAGCGTGAGCCAGCTGAGGACTGTGGCCCACCTCCTTACATCGATGGCAAAGGAGCAGGGGATCGCCGTGCTCCTCGTAGGGCACATCACGAAGGATGGCTCCATCGCCGGCCCGAAGGTCCTGGAGCACCTCGTGGATACGGTCCTTTATTTCGAGGGGGGGGCTGAATATCCCTACAGAATTCTAAAGGCCCACAAGAACCGCTTCGGCCCGACGGACGAGGTGGGCGTCTTCGAGATGAGGGAGGGGGGGCTTTTCGAGGTTGCCGATCCGACCGGCTTTTTCCTCTCGGAGAGGGTGGAGTCCGAGCCAGGGTCCGCGGTGACCTCGGCATTGGAGGGAACAAGAACCCTTCTCGTGGAGGTTCAGTCCCTCGTGACCCCGAGCCCCCTCGCCGTCCCCAGGCGCACCTCGATGGGGATAGACTACAACAGGGTAAACATCATGGCGGCGATCATAGAGAAGAAGGGGAGAATCGAGCTATCAAATCACGACATATTCGTCAACGTGGCGGGGGGAATAAAGATTAACGAGCCGGCCTTGGACGCCGCCCTCGCGGCCTCCCTCGTTTCGAGCTACCTCGACGTCGCCGTTCCGGCGGATACAGTGGTATTTGGGGAGGTGGGACTTTCGGGAGAGGTGAGGGGGGTTTCCCAGGGGGGAAAGAGGATCTCGGAGGCCAAAAAGCTGGGATTTACGAGGGCCGTGGTTCCGAAGAGGAACGCCGGTGAGCCTGAGGTGCCTTCCGGCATCGAGGTTCACGGGATAAAAAGTATCGGAGAGCTTATCGAAGCTCTCTTTAAAAAGGGGGGAGAGGGGGGCGGGAAGAGAAACTGTCAATAA
- a CDS encoding PQQ-binding-like beta-propeller repeat protein, whose translation MNRFTDIRRFGVISPFFKAAAIAAIILLSQGCGHTPPGSGESSIGLMVLWRFKTKGPINSSPTISGNVIYVGSDDGRLYAVDMKSGREVWRHMMGDRVRSGPKVSKDKVYVGCDDNNLYAIGALNGKFAWRFETEGMVRSSPAVWGGAVYFGSCDGNLYAADSNTGEEIWRLNVGGGLESDPKINLGLVYAGNTKGDMIAVDGGTKKMSWRFDAGRKAVSSPALSVGAVGASIYFGTEGGYLYALNARWGKERWRFNVGGKVLMAPGMVNGVVYVAGTNGKLYAVRERSGKEIWSVKVPGRIQTSPVVGGGIVYVGSSEGSLVALEAPTGKEIWRYRTGGYISSTPVVREGVVYFGSGDGCLYAVK comes from the coding sequence TTGAACCGTTTTACAGATATTAGGAGATTCGGGGTAATCTCTCCCTTTTTCAAGGCGGCGGCGATTGCTGCAATAATCCTCCTGTCCCAAGGTTGCGGACACACCCCGCCCGGCTCCGGGGAGAGCTCCATCGGGCTTATGGTCCTCTGGAGATTCAAGACGAAGGGACCGATAAACTCCTCCCCGACTATATCGGGAAACGTCATCTATGTCGGCAGCGACGACGGCAGGCTCTACGCGGTCGATATGAAGAGTGGGCGGGAGGTGTGGCGCCATATGATGGGGGATCGGGTCCGCTCGGGCCCCAAAGTGTCCAAAGACAAGGTCTACGTTGGATGTGACGACAACAACCTCTACGCGATTGGGGCCCTTAACGGGAAGTTCGCCTGGCGCTTCGAGACGGAGGGGATGGTCAGGTCGTCGCCGGCCGTCTGGGGCGGGGCGGTCTACTTCGGGAGCTGCGACGGCAACCTCTACGCAGCCGACTCGAATACGGGAGAGGAGATCTGGCGGCTGAACGTCGGCGGCGGACTTGAATCGGACCCCAAGATCAACCTCGGCCTCGTCTATGCGGGAAACACGAAGGGCGATATGATCGCCGTCGACGGCGGAACGAAAAAGATGTCGTGGCGGTTCGATGCTGGAAGAAAGGCCGTTTCATCCCCGGCCCTCTCCGTGGGAGCCGTCGGAGCGTCGATCTACTTCGGGACGGAGGGGGGTTATCTCTACGCCCTTAACGCAAGATGGGGAAAGGAAAGGTGGCGGTTCAACGTGGGGGGCAAGGTGCTCATGGCCCCTGGGATGGTTAACGGCGTGGTTTACGTAGCCGGAACCAACGGAAAGCTCTACGCCGTAAGGGAAAGAAGCGGAAAAGAGATATGGAGCGTGAAGGTTCCCGGGAGAATCCAGACATCGCCCGTCGTGGGCGGCGGGATAGTCTACGTGGGAAGCTCCGAGGGGAGCCTCGTCGCCCTGGAGGCGCCGACCGGAAAGGAGATATGGCGCTACAGAACCGGGGGCTACATCAGCTCCACGCCCGTGGTCAGGGAGGGGGTCGTCTACTTCGGCAGCGGGGACGGTTGTCTCTACGCCGTTAAGTGA